In a single window of the Cydia amplana chromosome 4, ilCydAmpl1.1, whole genome shotgun sequence genome:
- the LOC134647596 gene encoding dynein regulatory complex subunit 5 translates to MKIPYVISTNTREAYRTSKTMNNSPGEATRKVIAEDFEWDDGVTPPPLTYFAALHLSRIFHRINPLDKVLQKDVNMLMDLFPANIPLRCSVPLIRDEQYWKRSFYFKFPSRIELGVTFWKGKFLSACLQDYLENANPDLFLEDEATELATLVSPYIYFLGLNQLQIVHQPEPPIPKESVVEDTCPFSVEKVYDHIPLEPVLARLYNLEEISLVFGINNVQDGYLTRYFEFSPADCESLCRGLKDLRHLKIFRINRSNLDCLKVKIILQHLVEMETIEELDFNHCKIGDYGMNALGGFISIHTNVKRVRVANNRFKSVQGIAYALQMNPAAPIELLDFSLNPMSIECATMFAAAFVRCKVKPQTLIVNSCGFYEVSAEKMAGLLSLNRGLTRVDMAANDFSGEAEATLIRALEQNRVILRVDLRRTKISEATQARVNELLQRNKLLLGEEREPSEEIPPLYLGEPEYLIWEYNPNNPDYIPGRYPERVPEV, encoded by the exons ATGAAGATACCTTACGTAATATCGACAAACACCCGAGAGGCGTATAGGACGTCCAAAACCATGAACAATTCCCCAGGCGAGGCTACTCGCAAAGTAATAGCCGAAGACTTTGAATGGGACGACGGCGTGACTCCTCCTCCTTTGACGTATTTTGCTGCACTCCATCTTTCCAGGATATTCCACAGAATAAACCCGCTAGACAAAGTTCTCCAGAAAGATGTCAACATGCTTATGGATTTGTTTCCTGCAAATATTCCTCTCCGATGCAGTGTACCTCTTATTAGG GATGAACAATATTGGAAAaggtctttttattttaaatttccgTCGCGAATAGAATTAGGAGTGACATTTTGGAAAGGAAAGTTTTTATCTGCGTGTCTCCAGGATTACCTTGAAAATGCAAACCCCGATTTATTTTTAGAAGATGAAGCCACGGAACTTGCAACTCTA gTAAGCCCTTACATATACTTTTTGGGTTTAAACCAACTTCAAATAGTGCATCAGCCGGAACCTCCGATTCCAAAAGAATCTGTCGTTGAAGATACGTGTCCATTTAGCGTAGAAAAGGTATATGACCACATTCCACTCGAACCAGTGTTGGCTAGGCTTTACAATCTAGAAGAAATATCCCTCGTTTTTGGAATAAACAATGTCCAAGATGGGTACTTGACGAGATATTTTGAATTCAGCCCAGCTGATTGTGAATCCTTATGTAGGGGGTTGAAAGACTTGCGACACTTGAAAATTTTTCGTATCAATCGTAGCAACTTAGATTGCTTGAAAGTTAAGATAATCTTGCAACATCTCGTTGAAATGGAGACTATAGAAGAATTAGATTTTAATCATTGCAAGATTGGCGATTACGGGATGAATGCATTGGGGGGTTTCATTTCTATTCACACTAATGTGAAGCGAGTGCGAGTAGCCAATAATCGGTTCAAATCAGTGCAAGGCATTGCTTATGCTCTGCAGATGAATCCTGCTGCGCCTATCGAACTATTGG ATTTCAGTTTGAACCCTATGTCCATAGAGTGCGCAACAATGTTCGCAGCAGCATTTGTGCGGTGCAAAGTGAAACCTCAAACACTAATAGTGAATTCTTGCGGTTTTTACGAAGTATCTGCTGAAAAG ATGGCGGGTCTCCTTAGCCTCAATCGCGGATTAACAAGGGTGGACATGGCTGCCAACGATTTTTCTGGGGAGGCGGAAGCGACACTTATTCGTGCCTTGGAGCAAAACAGAGTCATACTGAGGGTGGATTTGCGTAGAACAA AGATATCGGAGGCGACTCAGGCTCGGGTGAACGAGCTACTCCAACGCAATAAGCTGTTGTTGGGCGAAGAAAGAGAGCCCAGCGAGGAAATCCCGCCGTTGTACCTCGGCGAGCCAGAGTACCTCATCTGGGAGTACAACCCCAACAACCCGGACTACATACCTGGCCGTTATCCAGAGCGTGTTCCAGAAGTTTGA